The Platichthys flesus chromosome 8, fPlaFle2.1, whole genome shotgun sequence genome has a window encoding:
- the LOC133959081 gene encoding zinc finger protein 394-like: protein MCTNMPPDSLNLESQLLSIMDVLVKAAVAEISQLFSESAASLRMHLTQSLKENEALRMRMKVTRGELFSLRLQTRSNRPASRFSSVRGNVPRPRLKSHVVIKPPVPQKAVGEAASVSLQSDNNTISSGTQVQCADVESPDVILIKDEDDVGGCGPDVGQDDFGGHRPQGGADTGTKKLDPGSSCLTSDSEELRIVSVHSGGEVPLHGDSDTLFTASELQAFSSLSPDHSITHDGLLSFTTGANDGAQLRLMQDNSVGLVERNHSTQALTSAIKTAIVGADGHVGHPSHISQFSQQQNIFPHGVSKSLDCSICGERFLSREDLMVHRANHTGELPVVCTLCSKSFVNKTTLGIHMRIHTGEKPYACPQCGKRFTQNGSLKIHLRTHSGEKPYTCNQCPASFNNPSNLRRHMITHNPDGLL from the exons ATGTGCACGAACATGCCGCCGGACAGCTTGAACCTGGAGTCCCAGCTCCTGTCCATCATGGACGTGCTGGTGAAGGCGGCGGTGGCCGAAATCAGTCAGCTGTTCTCGGAGAGCGCGGCGTCTCTCCGCATGCATCTCACCCAGAGCCTGAAGGAGAACGAGGcgctgaggatgaggatgaaggtgACGCGGGGCGAGCTGTTCTCCCTCCGGCTGCAGACCAGGAGCAACCGACCGGCGAGCCGCTTCTCCTCGGTCCGAGGAAACGTCCCCAGACCGCGGCTCAAATCTCACG tcGTCATTAAACCTCCTGTGCCTCAAAAAGCTGTTGGGGAAGCTGCCTCTGTTTCTCTACAGtcagacaacaacacaatttCCTCTGGCACTCAAGTGCAG TGTGCAGATGTGGAGAGTCCAGATGTGATTCTGATTAAAGATGAGGATGACGTGGGAGGATGTGGACCAGATGTAG GTCAGGATGACTTCGGAGGCCATCGTCCACAGGGAGGTGCTGACACAGGGACCAAGAAGTTAGACCCTGGTTCCTCCTGCCTCACAAGTGATAGTGAGGAGCTGAGAATCGTGAGTGTTCACAGCGGAGGAGAAGTGCCTCTGCATGGCGATAGTGACACTCTCTTCACTGCCTCTGAACTTCAGGCTTtcagctctctgtctccagaCCACAGCATCACCCATGACGGTCTCCTCAGCTTTACCACCGGTGCCAATGATGGTGCCCAACTGAGACTGATGCAGGATAACAGTGTTGGACTGGTGGAGCGAAACCACTCCACTCAAGCATTGACTTCTgcaataaaaacagcaatagTCGGAGCCGATGGTCACGTGGGGCACCCGAGTCACATCAGCCAGTTCTCCCAGCAGCAGAACATCTTCCCCCATGGTGTCAGCAAATCCCTCGACTGCAGCATCTGTGGCGAGCGCTTCCTCAGCCGCGAAGACCTGATGGTTCACCGGGCAAATCACACCGGGGAGTTGCCCGTTGTCTGTACCTTGTGCAGCAAGTCTTTCGTCAACAAGACCACGCTGGGCATCCACATGCGCATTCACACCGGGGAGAAGCCATACGCGTGTCCGCAGTGCGGGAAGCGCTTCACGCAGAACGGCAGCCTGAAGATCCACCTGAGGACTCACTCCGGAGAGAAGCCGTACACCTGCAACCAGTGCCCCGCCAGCTTCAACAACCCCAGCAACCTGCGCAGACACATGATAACACACAACCCCGACGGGTTGCTCTGA
- the smtnl1 gene encoding smoothelin-like 1: MEGESPSQETSESTETTNQTDTNNNNNQAGEPEPEGNKDTARERSDMETAKGQGSVEDTGSQERGGDEEEASADDTDKAQRISKSDEGDSEEAEPDKDQVSTGVKDPEVINREKEEEGDVEQNKKEAQKVEEVKTGKDGEELKDKEEEKSKTGEKAKEEETDVSGTAAKEAEKTKPVKEAEVGTKDKGKIKEVEKQGKPKRKSGPASSSVSRPRPSARSVRATTKKNIIAKFEQGATEAPVARNFKIQRSSAAVATGASIKQKMLQWCRNKTRNYEGVNIENFSSSWCDGMAFCALIHRFFPDAFDFSSLSPKEREKNFTLAFGNAESLADCCPLLEVSDMLMMGNHPDPMCVFTYVQSLCHSLSKIEKERKDRENEEKEKTANEGEEKDKGEDVVGEVSMEKDGDESAENRKMDGPEEKEGENAEPVVTGEEEEDALKSCEVEEGGGVLVEAES; the protein is encoded by the exons ATGGAAGGAGAATCACCAAGCCAGGAGACGTCTGAGTCAACAGAGACGACCAATCAGACTGAtaccaacaacaataacaatcaa GCTGGTGAGCCAGAGCCAGAGGGGAATAAAGACACAGCGAGGGAGCGCTCAGACATGGAGACAGccaaaggtcaggggtcagtgGAGGATACAGGTTCacaagagagaggaggtgatgaggaggaggccagTGCAGATGACACGGACAAAGCCCAGAGGATATCAAAGTCTGATGAGGGTGACAGTGAAGAGGCTGAGCCAGATAAAGACCAAGTCTCTACTGGTGTGAAGGATCCAGAAGtgataaacagagaaaaggaagaggagggagacgtggaacaaaacaagaaagaagCGCAGAAGGTGGAAGAGGTCAAGACCGGGAAAGACGGAGAGGAGCTAaaggacaaagaagaagagaagagtaaAACAGGGGAAAAGGCAAAGGAAGAGGAGACCGATGTGAGTGGGACAGCAGCAAAGGAGGCAGAGAAGACAAAACCAGTCAAAGAAGCAGAGGTAGGGACGAAAGACAAAGGAAAGATAAAAGAAGTAGAAAAACAAGGGAAGCCCAAGAGAAAGAGTGGAcctgcatcctcctctgtctccagacCGAGGCCCTCTGCACGCTCTGTCAGAGCAACcactaaaaaaaacataatagcCAAATTTGAACAAGGAGCAACAGA GGCACCGGTAGCACGCAACTTCAAGATTCAGAGATCGTCTGCAGCCGTGGCCACTGGAGCTTCAATCAAACAGAAGATGCTTCAGTGGTGTCGCAACAAAACCCGGAACTATGAG GGCGTCAACATAGAAAACTTCTCATCGTCTTGGTGCGACGGGATGGCTTTCTGCGCTCTGATCCATCGCTTCTTCCCCGACGCATTCGACTTCAGCTCCCTCAGTccaaaggagagggagaaaaacttCACTCTGGCCTTCGGCAACGCTGA GTCACTGGCTgactgctgccccctgctggaagTATCTGACATGCTCATGATGGGTAACCACCCGGACCCCATGTGCGTGTTCACGTATGTCCAGTCCCTCTGCCACAGCCTGTCcaaaatagagaaagagaggaaggacagagaaaatgaggagaaagagaagactgctaatgagggagaggagaaggataAAGGAGAGGATGTAGTGGGAGAGGTGTCGATGGAGAAGGATGGAGACGAGTCTGCTGAGAACCGGAAGATGGACGGcccagaggaaaaagagggagaaaatgcTGAGCCTGTGGTGactggtgaggaggaggaggatgcactGAAGAGCTGCGAggtggaggaaggtggaggagtGTTAGTGGAGGCGGAGTCGTAG